A stretch of DNA from Bactrocera neohumeralis isolate Rockhampton chromosome 6, APGP_CSIRO_Bneo_wtdbg2-racon-allhic-juicebox.fasta_v2, whole genome shotgun sequence:
tggcaagagttattctgcgttggatttcgatacTGACGTTGTCGTTGCTGTTAATActtgttccaagatagacgaaattatctacgatttcaaagttgtaACTATTAACACAGTCGTGAGACGACTGTTTTTTGATGAGAGAATAGCCCTAGTctactaccagacccatttgcttcgctttcttatccattttggtgaaagcagaactaacggcgtggttgttgaggccgatgatatcaatatcatcggcatacccctgcaactgtacactcttatagaagatggtaccttccctatttagttttgcagctcgaattattttctacaagagcagattgaagaagtcgcacgaaagagagtcgccctgtctgaaacctcgtttggtatcgaatggctcggagaggtccttcccgatcctgatggagattttagtgttgctcaacgtcagtttacacagccgaattagttttgcggggataccaaattcagacatcgcggcataaaggcagctccttttcgtgctgtcaaaagcagctttgaagtcGACGAAAAGTTAGTGAGTGTCGATCatcttttcacggatcttttccaagatttggcgcatggtgaataaaaaaaaaaaacaaattaaacccACAAAAAGTGTTTTGCAGCATGCGTATTCTAAGGAAAAATCCACAGAAATAACTCTAAGCTGAGAGGTAGCAGAGAGTGAAAAATTCATTATGGTAAAAGAATGCACCCTCATAGCTTTCCTAGACGCAGAGGGCGCTTTCAACAACATCCAGCCTAAGGCCATACTGAGCGCGCTTAAAGATTTTGGCAGCTCTGGTAGGTGGTGTCTTTTCTTCAAAACTATATACCAAAACCGCTTTCCGTGAACCAGGCCgctgcagtgtcttccaagctgTCATCTCAGCAACTAAAAACCTTCTTGTTCTGACAAGGACTGTTGTACTGATGAGgaagaataaatatatttatacaagtatatacagatAGCCATGTGGCTTTGAGATCAGTGAAGTCTTTTCATGTTTCGTCTAAGTTAGTGAAAGAGTGCTTTGTTATCTTAGTGgatataacataatattttacaataaatatgcaCTGGATTCCAGGACTTACTATCCCAGGGAACCGTGAAGAAGATGAACTAACTAGAACAGGCACTACCCTACAATTAGACTCCGAAAAATAGGGAATTTATATGCCTCTGGCTACTTGCAGTTGTCTAATCGACAAATATCTTATAAACTTAGCTGAGTCTCGATGGAATCAATCCCTGGCTTGCTCAACAAGCAGTCAAACGTGGCATGAATGGAATATGGGCCGCACATGccggaaattaaaatttaaagaaattttataagaatTCTAGTTGAAGTACTAACATCTTCTATGCGACTGTAAAGCTATATATAGGAAAAGAATCGCAACTATCGGTCGTGGGTTTCTTGACGACATTTCGGAGTTTTCACAGCTAAAACTTTTCCTACTGATGAACTTTATCAGAAGCACGGGATGATATAGAGAGGGCATCCCAAAGGCATAGGTGCGTCGTTAGGCAGCCACTCTACCAACCTACCTACCAATGTGCCCACAACAGACACTCAAACTTGAAGAGAAACTTCAACATAGGCTCCCttaaaactataataataataataataataaagtttttgaaatcCGTAAACACCCTGTATTTTCATacctacaaatttaaaataatcttcaaagaaaattgtgccactttatttacatttgaattGCTATGTGTCGATTAAACTTATTCATTTTATGCGAGAGGAAATTGAATTTTACCAGAGTAAATATTagcttaaaaatttatgttatataggtacatatgtatatttgaattttgttacAATAGTTATACGATGGCATTCAATAAGAGTTGAGAAAGTGCCACACATTAGCACATACCATATATTGTATTTTCATAACGCCGAGTGCAAGCGGAAAAGTTAAGGCAAGAATAATACCGAtatcgaagaaaaatatatgctcTACAAACAAACAGTAACAAAAGTCAAACACTCACACcacaaatataaagaaatacttCATAAACTTAAAATGTTAGTGGTTGAATTGCGCATGTATTTGTGCATTTCCATTTAGGCGTTAAGATTATTAAGGCAGCCGCCAAAAGTACAAACAGGATCAAATTGATAGACTGGCAGTCAAGAGGTTGCCAGTCTGCTAATGTGTATGtctgtgtatttgtattttcgTATGACTATATTTAGTTAAGGCTGCCAGTCAATGAAAACTCACAAGCAcgcatttatttgcaaatatatatgtatgtatggatgtaaaGCGCTTGTTTGGCAGCGTAAGAAAGCAgctaaaagttaatttttaagacaaattaaatgcaaatattccTTACTTTATGCATATCTTAATATTCAAATGCACACAGACACTCACACACTCTTACATACGTATAACTGTCATAGGCAGCAaagtttatttgtatgtgtaggtatacatacatatatgtatgtatgcattgttCTCTATGTTTTCCTTATTGGCAAATTTTGaagcttttgaaaattgaaatattttaattgaatccCTCAAAAAcgagcaaaaaacaacaaaataacaaatgcATCAATGCGTAATTTCTCATGCATATGCATAACTATAGAAGGATACATATTGCCTAAAGGCAATCATGTCATTTGCAATGCATTGAATTCATGTAAATACCAAAACACCCGCAGAAGAAACTCTGCTAGTAAAAGaaatgcatatatgcatatttttgccaatttctgaaatattaatattgcaGTTAGTTTGAAATCAATCACGTTGTGGCACAGGCAAAGCAGCAATTCGACATTTTGTTAGTGCTTACTATGCCAAATGTGCTGAAAGGAATAGCTAAGAAGACTAGAGTTTGATAGATTTTCGCCCGACCCGATGTACAGATCTTCAAATAGTATTTTGGGTATGGACTTTTAACtggaatacataaatattttgccatACAACCAACTATAAGAATTTAGACTTTAATCAGGATGTCCATTTGTACGAAACTAGTGTTTTCAGTGAAAATGATAGCTGAATAAAGTGTCCATACCTAAATTCCTGTAGAAAACCAAAACAAAGCAATTACAATACAATTCAGTAGCAAGAGGCAAGAGGTTGGAGTCATGagtagaagttcatgcaagtgaggaaagttctctgagcgccatttacTTTGGAGTGGCCAGacacgattcttttacatatggcttaagcagcttacgacttccggtcttgaatcaagtatcctctgggtaaccaaagaacatccgtttgaagacgagctaaagttaGAAGCTGATGAAAGAAAGGAAACAATAGCCTCGAATGAGAgaccctttttgatgacgaccactgcaaacgatTTAAGGAttacgatataagggcatgcacatggaatgtccggtcccttgaTTGTGAAGGTGCCGCTGTCCAGTTGGTTGATGTAAAaatgaaggctgacatcactgccgtccaagaagtgtGATGGACAGGACAAGGACTGAGTTGAGTAGATTCCTGTGACATTTATTACAGCATtcatataaaggagcacaaattcggtgtggaattcgtggtgggagagagactgcGTCGCCGAGTCCTGAAATTCACCccacgtctagccacaatccgcatcaaagcgaagctctttaacatatcgctgatttgcgcccacgccccgactaAAGAGAGGGACGATGGGACAAAAGATggcttctatgagcgcttggaaggCACGTATGCAAGCTACCCCCGCCTCGACGTGGGCAAAGAAGTAGTACTAGATTCTAgtataggaaaattcatcaagctacctgaaTGTCTCCGAATCAAAAAACCACCAAACAGATCGATCACGTTCtgatagacggaagatacgTCTCCATTGTTTTAGACGGGCGTATGCTACGAGGTTCTACCATTAACTCGGACAGTTTCTTGTTGCTGCGAAGATTCGCACCAGCCTCTGAGCACCTAaaaacgtcaacaaacacaatgcAGATTCGACGTctagaagctgcaatcacaacagacagccgaacgatttgctactcaacttgcactcctgttctctgagagcactcgtcaacaactcagtataagggaactgtgggactccttacgtatagctgcaaccgaaaccttggttttcggaaaatgcaaaagaacagctgttacgatgaggagtgccctgtcgcagcggaaagaaaacagactgcctacctcgcaacgttacaatcgaccacaacacgtgcgggatgggattgATACCGAGGTTTGAAGAGGGAATCAAAAGGCATTTGcggacaaaaaaagagagagaccgaAATTGGAGTACCAAGTGCTTGACAAGCTGGTCGACAAGggaatgctcgaaaattctacgaaaggaTGCGGCGACAAACAGAAGGTTTCAACACcgcagcatactcttgtagaactcccagaGGTGacctagtgactgatgcccagagcataatattgccggccaagctattcaaatacgacgtcgaagaactgataaggatcaactgctttgtagaatatggtcgaacgaaagcatgcctgacgattggaatttaagtgtgctctgtccaattaAAAAAGGGCGACCCTAccatctgcgccaactaccgtgggataatcttcttcaacatcgcatataaggatctatcgagcgtatgatggaaaagattaaagcccaccttATCACTGTTCCTTTAGGTcttgaaaatcaacaactgaccatgcgccaaatctttgaaaagaaCATCGACACACAGCACCTcaacgatttcaaagctgcttttaacaACACGAAAAGTAGCTGCCTTTACAGCgctgtctaaatttggtatccccgcaaaactaatacggctatgtaaactgacattgagtaATATcgaaagctccatcaggatcgggaagtaCCTCTTCGAGTCGTACGCTGTTGATACTGATATCAatgtagtgaacgagggcaaagaCGATATATCTCCTGTCAACAAACAAGCAGTTGTCGAACTCGAGGATTCGCTCCCACATCACTGTtaaacttcgaagtcgtagacaatttcgtccatcttggaagcaataccaacaacaatgtcagcctcgaaatccaacgcagaataacttttgccaacaggtgctacttcagactgagtaggcaattgagaagtaaagtcctctcttgacgaataaaaacaaactctataagtcactcattattgctttcctgctatatggttcagaggcatggacgatgaaagCATCGGATGagccgacgttacgagttttcgggagaaagtttctgcggaagatttattgtcctttgcgcattggcaacgccGAGAATCATATTCGATGGAACCAGAGGACATAAAACAATGAGAAGatgcaaattgaattttgtaagTATGAGGCAAAAGTTTTCTTatctttttaacaattttttcaaaatacatgtACACTTATTTGatcattcctttcatttttggccttttggcttatatttttatcgGTTTATATgcaatcatacatatgtacatacatatgtatataattataatgaGTATAATTTTGCCAATTTATTGAATCCATGCAAAGtgatatttatagtcaattttcACTTGCATATTActaaaagatatttttgtattatattgctttctaatagaaattaaatttataacaacaatacgtaggttgctatatatatttctgccctaataatgtaaataggcatatttatcaacgaaaatggggtttttttttttcgtcgattgctgttttgtttcgggctcatacgcatagatccatgattcgtcacctgtgacgatcttataaacgtcttttgaagcaccgcgatcgtattttttcagcatttctttacaccaatccacacgaacctttttttgagcgattgtcaaattgtgcgggatctaacgagaacaaaccttttttacacCAGGTGTTCAGGCAATATCGAATGCATGCTGGCGGGAGAAAtacataggcatgcctctatctgaaggtatgttacatgacggtcttgcattatcagttcacgtacggcatcgatggtTTCTGGCAAAAAGGCtatttttggacgaccttcaaatttttctttgagcgagcgtAAACGATTGAATTCGTTTACCAGTTTTAATATCAGTTATAGGTTTGGTGCTTCATAGAtaaaagattttagttcatcgatgcactcttgtcgcgataatccacgtcgaaagttgtgaaaaatgatcgtacgaaaatgttgttaattccattttttggccgagatgatttttttaattccctgtaaattcacgattaaatgacaaaacgttctgagtgatgttatgctaaaaatgtcaaactttccaatggaaatgtcagattacACCTGGCAACTGTATTTATACAtgcacatatgaatatgtgcGCATTCTGAAATGCAAATTAtcattttatcacttatcaatatactgcATGTGCGCGCTTTGCTATATTtggacatacacacatactacatatatgtatatttgtatacattgccgaacaatcaatacacaagcatacatacatacatatgtatgcgtttttttttgttttcggatGGAGAATCTTCAAAGATATCGTCATTTTTCCAGACGATATGCACGACTCGTATTGGCCGCACGCCCAAGCAGGACTTGAGGCacagtacgcctacgtactgAACCTTGAACTGCGTTGTCACTGCTTGTATTTGGCCCACGGAACTGCCGTAAAGCATTACACCGTGGGACTAAGTTTAGCTATTCGGCTCTTCATTCACGCATTTTAGCTCTAATTCCGAGTAATCCTTCTGTTTTCGTTGTCACTCTTTCTTTCTTAACTCTTGCATAGCTATAGCTGCCCACGCTCTCATTCTGTCCCAGACCACCTTCAATTCGGTCATGTAAAGCACTATATTCTCTGGTGGCACTCGATCGTTTATCACATTCTCTATTTGTAgtctttctttttcatattttgggcAGGAAAAGAAGATATGCAAGTCGTTTACGCCGCGGCTGCTGCAGAAGGAGCAATTTGTTTCGTCATCATGtccatatttgtataaatagaTAACAACTACGTCCTGTTAAAAATTGCGTAAGATAAAAATCAGTTTCCCCATGTTTCCGTTCTATCCATGGTTCTATGCTTCTAATAAACCTTTGCGTCTGTCTCCCCGTAGTTGCTTCGTCCCATCTTTTCTGCCATTCGTTTAGGCTCCTTCGTCTTTCCTGCTTCCTCTCTTCTTTCGTTAAGCGAGCGCCAGTGCTTTTCGTTTTATCGAATACTCGCTTAATTTCCATGACCATTGATGCTTTTTCACAGGCTTTCTCTATATGCGTCTTGTAACTTAACCTCGAGTCTATCATCACTCCCTGATATATCAAAGATTGCTGTGTGGTAATCcgtcattattaatttttcctgCTTGAGATTAATACTGCTTCTGTCTTTTGGCCAGCTAGTTGAAGCTTTGACACCATAAGACATTCTTTGATTTTTGTCGCTGCATGATTGCACAGATTGCTCTATTTCATGAATTTCTTTCGCTACCACAGTCACCGCAATGTCATACGCGTATCCAATTATTTGCACCTCCTTGAGCAATGGGAAGCGCAGCACTCCATCATATAAGATATTCCACAAAAGTGGATCCAGGACTAAGCCTTGTGGAACTCCGCCCGTCACCATATAGCTTTGTGGTCCATTGTCTGTGTCGTATAGAAGAACCAGGTCCGACAGGTAGTTGCAGATGATCTTCAGCAAATTGAGTggtgttttctttaattaaagaGCTCTTATTATATGAGACCAGTAGGCTGAATTAAAGGCATTCTTAACATCGAATGTGACCAGTACTCTTTAGAGCCATACATTTTCCCCACCGTATCTAGCATGAAGAGTGGTCGGTACGAGTTTGGTTGTCCAAGcggtttatttggtttttgtattGGAACCAAACGttgcattttccaaatttttggaaatatgccCTGTCGTATGTACTATGCGAACAGTCTTGTAAACGGGTCAGTGTTGTGTTTAATCGCGATCTTTAGGGCCTTGTTAGGAATACCGTACAGCTCCGATGTCTTGTTATTGGCAAACCGTTCTACTGCCTCTACAACCTCTTTGTCAGTGACTGGTGCAGACATTGTTCCAGTTTCTTATAagtaatatacatacttcaaaCGGTTGCGCGAGATATAGAATTTCTATTACAGACTTTAGTAGCGTGGGATAGGTTGGAGCTTGACCTTCGTGTCCTCGGACTTTTGTCATCACTATGCTGTAACCGTCATTCCATGGAGATCCGTCAAGTTTATTGCACAGCTCTTTGAAGCAGCAGGTCTTTCtcctttttatagttttatttgagGTCGTTTCGCTTCCTCTTAAAGCATTTCTGTAGCACTGCGTAATTCGTCGATGGTCACTGCGCGTGTATAGGACGCTTACCTGCCTGGGAGCTACTGACAAAAGTTATGTCAATCACAGAACCGCGCCCGTTACCAGTATTTAACAGCACAATGCCCAGCGTTGAGAACGCCTTCAGGAGCGCATCTCCTCTCCTATTTGTGTGGGTGCTGCCCCATTCTATTGCCCACACGTTGAAGTTTCCTGCCACAATGTTCATTGTTGTATTTGCAATATCTCGTACCAGATTATCTAGAACTCTTTAGTATTCGTTCCGTTGGACGCTCGGTGGGATGTAGCAGCTGTAAAAGTTTGTGTCACAGATTGTTGTACGTGTGTAGTAGGCATGTCCTGATAATAGCTTATTTTGAAATACCTTGTCCCCGCAGGCCTATACAACTGATTTTTTCGTTTGATCGGAGCTCCATTTTTCAGTACCAAGATTTTTATACAGCTCGCTTAGTATTGCTATGTCCACTTTATGCTCAAACAGCGTTTGCGTAAGTGACCCTTGCTGCTTCGTAGTGGTTGAGGTTAAGTTGCAAGACTCTCATGTTTTGGCCCCATGCACGCTTGTTGATACATAGGacattttttgctgccaatttAGTGGTCTATGCTCTCtcgaatattttttctacacGCGTCGCAGAATGGTTTCTTGTCGCATGTCTTCACAAAGTGCCCCTTTTCTCCACATTTGAGGCAGCACTGACCTCTGTCGCCGTATTCTAAGCACCTATAGGACTTCTTAAGGGTCGATTTCTCCCTGATCCGGCACACAACCTAGccgatttttattttactcgCATCAAGCAGTAATTTCGTTTGCAGAGCAGGAAGACTAGCATGTCTGTTTGCGTGCCGCATAAGCTGCTCTTATGCTTTTAATCGATGCTTTGTAAATGTCGCCTATCTCCTTTATTTGAGCACGTATAGCACTacacagagaacgtttatcatagacAGAGAACACGACACGgtaaacgtaaaaatatttttggctaactcggtcgagatgagctgagaatgaaataaaaactatgCTCAGAACTATATATTGCTGTTACCGACTTATGTTagcttgtttgcttttattttttaaccctTTGACGACCACGGGGACACCGGTGTCCCAAAtagaaataatacaataaaacagtaattaaaaaacttattttatctttttgttattttatcttataGTTTTTGAACGTacgtttttcattttatatgctggcaacacaaaaaaaatatcgttCTTTGTCTATGGCTATCGAAAACTGAGACTTCGTTAAGCGCGCGAATCGAGTATTTTGTAACAGTACATAAAAGgtgtaaaactattttttaagaatttacagTGTGAAATAATCATAGCCTGGTaagtcaatttttattttatacatatatttataaaactattatttatgtTGTGTATAACGATAAGTCATAATAAACATAAAGGGACACCGATGTCCCCATGGCCGTAGAGAGATACTATTTATGAGGAATAATTATGTTGTCGTACTGATGTTTTTCGTCAATTACCCTTCATTTTCTTATTCGTGTCGTTACAGATTATGTTTCGCAAAGGACGCGGCCTTTTCGAACTTAAAGAAAATGAAGTGCAACAGATTTTGATGGCTGATAACAGTGACGAAGAGGACAATTTACTGCTTGACGAAGAGGATCAAAGGCTTTTGACTCAGGATGATGATCAAGGGATTGTGGACGTGGAAATTGACGGTACGATAACTGAACATACTGACTCAACAAGACCTGAGCCTTCCACATCAGCACCTGTAAACGAAGCACAGCATCAACCCGTCTTCAAGTGGAATTCGAGAACATACGCACCAAATGTTTTTCGTGATGTGGAATACGACTTCGGGAAAGTGCAAATCTGTCAAGAAGCTGAAAATGGACTATTGACTCCCTTTGatatattttgttcagcgacaaatttttataatttagtgCAATATATAGTACCGGAGTCAATACAATATGCTCATCAAAATGGACGGGAGTTTACTATTGATCTCGAAGAAATGAAAGCATTTCTTGGGATGAATGTAGTCATGGGCTATCATATCTTGCCATCATTGAGGGACTACTGGTCTACAGAACCAGACATGGCAGTACAATTCATATCGAATGTTATGCCAAGGGCTCGATTTGAAGACATTCGCCGGAACCTACATTTCTGTAACAACGAAGCGGTAAGAGACACAACTAGCTCTAATTATGATAGGGCATACAAAGTTCGGCCAATAATAACACAGTAAAACAATCAATCGACGAGCATATGATAAAATTTAAGGGTCATAATGTAATGAagcaatacataaaaaataagccTGTCAAATGGGGCTTCAAATTATGGTGCCGATGTGATGCTGCGACCGGTTATCTATTTGAATTTGATCTATATACGGGCAAACGAACTTCTGGAATCGAGTATGGATTAGGTGAATCAATAGTACTACAGCTAACGAAAAAGGTTGAAGGCTTAGGATGTGAAATTTATATGGACAACTTCTTCAATTCACCTTTACTACAATATAAGCTGATTGATCAGAATACTAAGGCGTGTGGAACAATTCGAACTAACAGGAAACAACTTCCAAAAACTGCACCTGCTGACAAAACAATGAAGCGTGGCGATATTTACTCAACGAGTTTCCATGGCATAAGTTATGTCAAATGGATGGATAATAAAGGAGTACATTTGTTGACCAACTTTTTGTCGCCTGTAGAAACGGACATCGTAAAGCGCCGCAAAGCTGATTCAGCCGACAAAATTGATGTCAAATGTCCTAGGATTGTGtcacatttaataaaaatatgggtGGAGTAGATCTTATGGATCAACGTAAGGTGTGCTATAAATAGATCGAAGATCGAAGATAAGATAGAGTACTACCTTCGCCTTTTCTTCGATTTGTTCGATATATCGGTAAATAATGCACATACCATATATACTAAGCTGCACAGTGAAAAGCAATTAGAGGGAAGCCTGCTGTCCACCTTACAGTTCAGACAGGTAGTCGCAAGGAGTTTGGTAAACGGCTACAGTACTAGACAACGTGGAGTCCCTACTACAAAAAATAGTGCAGTGAGCAAATATGTGAAGCGGCAATTATCGATGCACCCCATGGAAAAATCCTCCACCAGAAAGAGGTGCGCAAATTGtgcgaaatataaaaaagaaaatcgaacAAACAATATGTGTGTTCTGTGTAACGTTCACCTATGTTATACCAATGAGAGAAATTGTTTTGCTGATTATCATAACTAATAAACAGTATTTCTATAATATAAGCGTATTTATTAACCTATTACCCCATTCTCACAAGCAaacttaataaaagtaaaattgagatTGTTTGAGTGAAACGTATCTATTATCGACCATAGGGACATCGGTGTcccaaaaaattccaaaaacacTATAATAGTTTAGTgtgttttgatttgaaaatttattttttatagaccTAATGAGTCAATATAAATAGCTAAAATACTTGCATAAGGTCCCATAACCTTATGGTTCTGAAAGggttaatacgcttttattagcttcactgtatgtatgtttgtttgtaacttttttaagtggtactgatacctagaatatttgagcgacactgtaggaTGGCTACAGTAAGTTTAAGCAGTtcaccaaaaagatgcgcttgaaagtatgcaacatttatatagatataaataatgaataataataatgaaggaaaaattcctgcattattgtgagaaaagcatggggtgctttgtgacatatttttcatatatcgagcattccacgctattttcacagtaatgcaggaatttttccttcattattattgttagtttatacaaagaattatttttcactttttagtttgatatgcttgaaaagcgtgtttttttagtttttttaaactatatttctataactttatatgcaaacatatgtacatatgtatgtatgtatgtatgtactcaaaTGAATTTGTTCTGtgcatatttatgaatacaggtgcaattgaatacattttaattaattaactttttcaaagcaatatatgtacttatgtatgtatgtagttaatgGAAAAATAAgtcatacttttttaattatttcttatatttgatatacataattatttgtatactttattacatatgtatgtacttatgtatatataaaaagcaATCATAATGtactaaaaaacttaatatattacaatagtgataatTGTAAGTACATAAATCCTAT
This window harbors:
- the LOC126762816 gene encoding piggyBac transposable element-derived protein 2-like produces the protein MFRKGRGLFELKENEVQQILMADNSDEEDNLLLDEEDQRLLTQDDDQGIVDVEIDGTITEHTDSTRPEPSTSAPVNEAQHQPVFKWNSRTYAPNVFRDVEYDFGKVQICQEAENGLLTPFDIFCSATNFYNLVQYIVPESIQYAHQNGREFTIDLEEMKAFLGMNVVMGYHILPSLRDYWSTEPDMAVQFISNVMPRARFEDIRRNLHFCNNEAVRDTTSSNYDRAYKVRPIITQ